Proteins encoded in a region of the Bradyrhizobium sp. CB3481 genome:
- a CDS encoding LLM class flavin-dependent oxidoreductase → MALLKFGAFLAPHHPIGEHPLLQFRRDLDFVEQIDTLGYDEFWCGEHHSSGWEMIASPEMFLAAAGERTKRIKLGTGVISLPYHHPYNVAQRMVQLDWMTGGRAIFGSGPGALASDAHTLGIDPMTQRDRQDEAIAIIRRLFKGERVTAKSDWFTMQDAALQLLPLQEDMPFVVASQISPSGMTLAGKYGIGIISLGSMSTQGLMALPTQWGFAEDAAKKAGTTVSRDDWRVLLSWHIAETREQAQREAGPGLMRWHNEYNVRTLQRPGLEPFTSAEDAVEKTAGGENAASTIGTPDDLVKTIKNLINVSGGVGAIIGFVHDWANPENTRRSWDMVARYVIPEINGYVTKLRESQKFLIENRAVFERAGQAVMAKIMENEKAAAALAHTGPGRVAIPTINAPDLQKEAAKRKA, encoded by the coding sequence ATGGCACTCCTGAAGTTCGGAGCCTTTCTCGCCCCGCATCATCCGATCGGCGAGCATCCGCTGCTCCAGTTCCGCCGCGACCTCGATTTTGTCGAGCAGATCGATACGCTCGGCTATGACGAGTTCTGGTGCGGCGAGCACCATTCCTCGGGCTGGGAGATGATCGCCTCGCCGGAAATGTTCCTCGCCGCCGCCGGCGAGCGCACCAAGCGCATCAAGCTCGGGACCGGCGTGATCTCGCTGCCCTATCACCATCCCTACAATGTCGCGCAGCGCATGGTGCAGCTCGACTGGATGACCGGCGGCCGCGCCATTTTCGGCTCGGGCCCGGGCGCGCTCGCCTCCGACGCGCATACGCTCGGCATCGACCCGATGACGCAGCGCGACCGCCAGGACGAGGCGATCGCGATCATCCGCCGCCTGTTCAAGGGCGAGCGCGTCACCGCCAAGAGCGACTGGTTCACCATGCAGGACGCCGCGCTGCAGCTCCTCCCGCTGCAGGAAGACATGCCATTCGTGGTGGCCTCGCAGATCTCGCCCTCCGGCATGACCCTCGCCGGCAAATACGGCATCGGCATCATCTCGCTCGGCTCGATGTCGACGCAGGGGCTGATGGCGCTGCCGACGCAATGGGGCTTTGCCGAGGACGCGGCCAAGAAGGCCGGCACAACCGTGAGCCGCGACGACTGGCGCGTGCTGCTATCCTGGCACATCGCCGAGACGCGCGAACAGGCGCAGCGCGAGGCCGGTCCCGGCCTGATGCGCTGGCACAACGAATATAACGTCCGCACGCTGCAGCGGCCCGGCCTCGAGCCGTTCACCTCGGCGGAGGATGCGGTGGAGAAGACCGCGGGCGGTGAGAACGCGGCGTCCACCATCGGCACGCCGGACGATCTCGTCAAAACCATCAAGAACCTGATCAACGTTTCCGGCGGCGTCGGCGCCATCATCGGCTTCGTGCATGACTGGGCCAATCCGGAGAACACGCGCCGGAGCTGGGACATGGTCGCGCGCTACGTGATTCCGGAGATCAACGGCTACGTCACCAAGCTGCGCGAGTCGCAGAAATTCCTCATCGAGAACCGCGCCGTGTTCGAGCGGGCGGGTCAGGCCGTGATGGCCAAGATCATGGAGAACGAAAAGGCCGCCGCGGCGCTCGCCCATACCGGCCCGGGCCGCGTCGCGATCCCGACCATCAACGCGCCGGATTTGCAGAAGGAAGCCGCCAAGCGCAAGGCGTAA